The nucleotide window GCTGCTCTTCTCGCTGGGGCTCGAGTTCTCCATGAAGAGCATAGCCTCCATCAAGGGCGTCACGGTCGGCGGAGGCGCGATACAGGTGTTCATAACCCTCTTCATCGGCTACGGGCTGGCGCGCTGGGTCACCGGATGGAGCGTGGCGCCGTCGATGTGGTACGCGGTCTCCATCGTCTCCTCCAGCACGTCGGTCATTATGAAGACATTGGCGTCCAGGGGGCAGCTCGGTACCCTGTCAAGCCGAGTGATGCTCGGCATGTCCATAGTGCAGGACATTCTTGTGCTGCCGCTCATGGTGCTGCTGATCGGCCTTCAGGGGACGGAGCTGACCCTGCTCGGCGTGCTCTCCCCCGTCTTCAAGGTGATCGCTTTCACCGTGGTGATGGTATTCGCCGGGTCGCGCGTCATTCCGCAGGTGCTGAAGTACGTCGCCGGGTGGGAGTCGCAGGAGCTGTTCATACTCTCCGTGACCGCTCTCGGCCTCTGCATAGGCTACATAACCTACGCCTTCGGACTCTCCTTTGCATTCGGCGCGTTCATGGCGGGGCTGGTGCTCAGCGAGTCCGACTACAGCAAGAGAACCTTGAGCGACATTTCGTCCCTGCGCGACGTATTCGCGCTGCTCTTCTTCGTATCGATCGGGATGCTGCTGGACCCGACCGTGCTGGCCTCTCACCCGGTGGCGACCGTGCTGCTGATGCTGGGCACCACACTCGGGAGAGGAGCGATCCTGTCCGCTCTGACTTATATCTTCGGCTTCCGCAACGTGATCCCCCTTGCCGCATTCCTCACTATGACGCCTATCTCGGAGATCGCATTCATAGTGCTGCAGGCCGCCGTCACCACAGGCGCGATGGGCAAGACCGAGTACTCGGTCGCACTCAACGCGGTCGTGCTGTCGATGATCTTCGGCCCTGTCGTCTCCGGGCTGGTCTCCCCGATATACTCGCTGGTCAAGAAGAGAGGCTCGCCGGCGAGGGTAAAGAGCATCAACCTGCCGAAGAGCCACCTGAAGGATCACGTGGTGCTGGCCGGGGGCATGAGCCTTGCCCGCTACCTTGGGGTGCTTCTGACCCGCTTCGAGATCCCCTACGTAATCATAGAGCCGAACCACACGGAGTTCCTTAAGGGAAAAGAGCAGGGGCTGACCATGCTTCTCGGGGACCCGGCGCAGAGAGTTGTGCTGGAGGCCGCCGAGTTGACCGACGCCAAGCTGGCGGTTATAACTACTTCCGCCGGAATGGGGACGGTGGAGGTCATCCGGGCGATCCGCGGGCAGAACCCCGACGTTGAGTTGCTGGCGTGGGCCGCGGACGAGGAGGACATAGACATACTGAAGGGGCACGGAGTCAGCCACTTTGTGGAACCGGACTTCGAGGCGTCGATAGAGATGGCGCGACAGACCTTGACCCTGTTCGGAGTCAAGGCCACCGCCGCCCACAGGGAGCTGGAATCGCTGCGCTCCTCGATGTACGGCCCCCTGTTCGAGCAGTTCCCCGAGTACGAGGACATGAACGGCCTGCAGTCATCGACCAACAGGCTTGCACTCGAGTGGGTATACGTCCACCCCGGCAACCCGGCGGAGGACAGAAGGCTGGACGAGTCAAGACTGAGGGAGGCGCTTGGTATATCAATAATCGCGGTGCGCAGGAGCGGAGAGCTGGTCTCGAACCCTGGCGGGGACTTCATCCTGCGCTGCGGAGACTACCTGGGAGTGGTAGGCACCCCTGACGAGAACCGCAGGCTGGTGGATTTTTTCAAGAAACAGTGAGCAACAAGAGAGATATCACTCGCAGGTCGCCATTGTCAATGTCATCTTGAGGACTGCCCCCTGTCATCCTGAGCGTGAGCGAAGGATCTCGGGTTTGCAAGGCCGCCAAAGGCGAGATCCCTCGGGAAAACCCCCTCGGGATGACAGGAGGGCGAGATCTCACTTGCCGATCGCCTTAGGCGACATGGGATAGCGAACGACACGAACGGAAAAAACGCCCGTTCGGCCGCCTGCTTACCCCCATTGTCATCCTGAGCGTGAGCGAAGGATCTCGGGTTTGTGGGATCGCCAAAGGCGAGATCCCTCGGGATGACAGAGTTTTATCGCCCCCTACGCCTCTGTCTCCGCCGCCTTCATCCCGGCCCTTTCACCGTACAACGCCCCGCCCAGTATCATCGCCGCTCCGACTATCTGGACCGGAGTCATCCTCTCCCCAAGCAGCAGGGCTGAGAATATCAGCGCGGACAGTGGCTCCAGGTAGCCGGTGATCACCACCGTCTGAGCCGGCAACCGCTGCATCGTCGAGAAGTACAGGTAGCAGCCATACCCGGTGTTGACGAGGCCGAGCAGGATCATCGGCAAAAGGCTGCCGGAGGGGATGGAGACAAGGAAGCCCTGCCTGGCCACGGTGAACACCGCCACAGTGAGGAAGCTGATGGTCAGCTGCAGCACTGCGTTCTCAAAGCCGGTGATGCTTGCTGCCAATCGGTTGAGTATCACCATAACGGCCAACATGATGGCGGACATAAGGCCGCAGGCCAGCCCCCAGGAGATAGTCCCCTGGGCGAAAGCGTCGCTGTTCACCAGCGCCATTCCGAGCAAGACGACCGCGAACCCCCTCAGCCGCGCCGGGATCAGCTTCTCCTTGAAGACCAGAGGTGCCGCCACCATCACTATCGCGGGGCCAACGTAGTACGCCAGGGTCGCCAGGCCGACCCCGATCTGCCTGTAGGCCTCGTACAGAAACATCCAGCTCGTACCCATCGCGATGCCGGAGAGCAGCAGAAAGCAGAGGTCCCTTCCCTTGCGAAAGACCGTGAATTTCCCGCCCGCCAGCAGAAAAGCCGCGATGAGAAAGAGGCTGCCGATGAAGGTGCGCAGGTAGACTATCTCAAGGCTGGATAGCATTATACGGCTCGCGACTATGCCGTTGGAGCCGAAGATCAGGTAGGACGAGGTCAACCGAACGTAGTCCATCCTCATGCAGTTGAACCTCCTTCAGCGCCTTCCGCCTTGCGTGCGACGAAAAACTCGTAAGCATAACAACTCGAGTACAGCCTGTGCATCTCCGGTTCGCGGGCCAGGTCACTCAGCACGCTCAACGCTTCTTCATCGCCAGCGTACTTGCGCCTCATCTCCCCTATCTTCTCCTCCATCGGAGTGTAGAAATCATCCCACCAAGCCTCGTCGGGGAGGGTGAAGTGTCCGAGGACCTCGAAGCCGCATCTCACTATCGCAGCGAGCAAGTCGGCGGCTCTCCCCATCTCAGGATAATCAGCCTCGAAGCTATCGCGGATCTTCTTCGGCGGATTGTCCGTAAGCCAGACCGCGTCCGTGAAGGCCAGCGCACCGCCGGGGCGCAGAAGCCTGCGACACAGGTTCAGTGCGTTTTCGATCCCGATATTATAAAGCGCACCCTCCGACCAGACCAGGTCGAAGCTCCACGGTGGAAGATCCAGCGAGGACATGTCGGCCTCCATCACTTTTATCCTGTCCTCCAGGCCCCGCGACTCGACCACCGCCCGCAACCTCTTCAGTGACGGGGCGTGACTGTCTACCGCTGTTATCAGCCCCGAGGTCATCGCCGAGAGGTGCAGGGTCTGCCCCCCGACGCCGCATCCGAGGTCCAGAATCCGAGGCGCAGGCGGAAGCTCCCCGCACATGGCCAGCGCTCTGGCAGCCGACTCGCGGTTTCCCGGCCCCTGCCTGGGAAGCGACTCGAAAAGATCGAAAAACAGCGCCCAATGACGAGGCGAAAAGCAATTCATTCCCGACTCTTCCATACTGCGTCTCCCCTCGCGGGGTCGTCCGGCAGAACGGCAAGGGGCCGTTGACAGCGGCAGACCCTCTCGTTATGTTCAATCAAACTATCCTTCACTCATCCGCGATCAGACGCTCGGCGAGCTC belongs to Synergistaceae bacterium and includes:
- a CDS encoding class I SAM-dependent methyltransferase, which codes for MNCFSPRHWALFFDLFESLPRQGPGNRESAARALAMCGELPPAPRILDLGCGVGGQTLHLSAMTSGLITAVDSHAPSLKRLRAVVESRGLEDRIKVMEADMSSLDLPPWSFDLVWSEGALYNIGIENALNLCRRLLRPGGALAFTDAVWLTDNPPKKIRDSFEADYPEMGRAADLLAAIVRCGFEVLGHFTLPDEAWWDDFYTPMEEKIGEMRRKYAGDEEALSVLSDLAREPEMHRLYSSCYAYEFFVARKAEGAEGGSTA
- a CDS encoding portal protein, with protein sequence MEIAIDLIIVVTAGLIGGIVTRKLNQPLIFGYIIAGIIIGPYTGGVSITDPDQIAGLAEIGAALLLFSLGLEFSMKSIASIKGVTVGGGAIQVFITLFIGYGLARWVTGWSVAPSMWYAVSIVSSSTSVIMKTLASRGQLGTLSSRVMLGMSIVQDILVLPLMVLLIGLQGTELTLLGVLSPVFKVIAFTVVMVFAGSRVIPQVLKYVAGWESQELFILSVTALGLCIGYITYAFGLSFAFGAFMAGLVLSESDYSKRTLSDISSLRDVFALLFFVSIGMLLDPTVLASHPVATVLLMLGTTLGRGAILSALTYIFGFRNVIPLAAFLTMTPISEIAFIVLQAAVTTGAMGKTEYSVALNAVVLSMIFGPVVSGLVSPIYSLVKKRGSPARVKSINLPKSHLKDHVVLAGGMSLARYLGVLLTRFEIPYVIIEPNHTEFLKGKEQGLTMLLGDPAQRVVLEAAELTDAKLAVITTSAGMGTVEVIRAIRGQNPDVELLAWAADEEDIDILKGHGVSHFVEPDFEASIEMARQTLTLFGVKATAAHRELESLRSSMYGPLFEQFPEYEDMNGLQSSTNRLALEWVYVHPGNPAEDRRLDESRLREALGISIIAVRRSGELVSNPGGDFILRCGDYLGVVGTPDENRRLVDFFKKQ
- a CDS encoding EamA family transporter, whose protein sequence is MRMDYVRLTSSYLIFGSNGIVASRIMLSSLEIVYLRTFIGSLFLIAAFLLAGGKFTVFRKGRDLCFLLLSGIAMGTSWMFLYEAYRQIGVGLATLAYYVGPAIVMVAAPLVFKEKLIPARLRGFAVVLLGMALVNSDAFAQGTISWGLACGLMSAIMLAVMVILNRLAASITGFENAVLQLTISFLTVAVFTVARQGFLVSIPSGSLLPMILLGLVNTGYGCYLYFSTMQRLPAQTVVITGYLEPLSALIFSALLLGERMTPVQIVGAAMILGGALYGERAGMKAAETEA